Proteins encoded in a region of the Suricata suricatta isolate VVHF042 chromosome 10, meerkat_22Aug2017_6uvM2_HiC, whole genome shotgun sequence genome:
- the LOC115304363 gene encoding olfactory receptor 6C1-like, producing MRNYTEITEFILLGLSDDPQLQVLIFVFLLITYMLSITGNLTIITLTLLDSHLQTPMYFFLRNFSLLEISFTTVSIPKFLGTMITGDKTIAFNDCMTQLFFFILLGVTEFYLLAAMSYDRYIAICKPLHYMTIMNPRVCILLVFASWLASFLIIFPSLMLFIQLDYCKSNVIDHFTCDYFPLLHLSCSDTNFLEMVGFSCAVFTLMFTLALIILSYIYIIRTILRIPSASQRTKAFSTCSSHMIVISISYGSCIFMYINPSAKDRVSLSKGVAVLNTSVAPMLNPFIYSLRNQQVRQTFTERARKILFLPKK from the coding sequence atgagaaactaCACGGAAATAACAGAGTTTATCCTCCTGGGATTGTCTGACGACCCCCAGCTTCAGGTGCTGATCTTCGTCTTCCTGCTCATCACCTACATGCTCAGCATCACTGGCAACCTGACCATCATCACCCTGACCTTGCTGGATTCCCACCTCCAGacccccatgtatttcttcctcaggAACTTCTCATTGTTAGAGATTTCCTTCACAACTGTCAGCATACCCAAGTTCCTGGGCACCATGATTACAGGAGATAAAACCATTGCCTTTAATGATTGTATGACTCAGCTATTTTTTTTCATCCTCTTGGGAGTCACTGAGTTTTACCTTCTGGCCGCCATGTCCTATGACCGTTACATCGCCATCTGCAAACCCCTGCATTATATGACCATCATGAATCCCAGAGTCTGCATACTCCTTGTCTTTGCTTCATGGCTGGCTTCATTCTTAATCATATTCCCATCACTCATGCTGTTCATTCAGCTTGATTACTGTAAGTCCAATGTTATAGACCATTTTACCTGTGATTATTTCCCCTTACTACACCTTTCTTGTTCAGACACAAATTTCCTAGAGATGGTGGGTTTTTCCTGTGCTGTGTTTACTCTAATGTTCACTTTGGCATTAATAATTCTGTCCTACATATATATCATCAGAACAATTTTGAGGATTCCTTCTGCTAGTCAGAGGACAAAGGCCTTTTCCACCTGTTCTTCCCACATGATTGTCATCTCCATCTCCTATGGCAGCTGCATTTTCATGTACATTAATCCATCAGCCAAAGACAGAGTGTCTCTGAGCAAGGGAGTTGCTGTGCTAAATACCTCGGTGgcccccatgctgaacccctttaTTTACAGCCTAAGGAATCAGCAAGTCAGGCAAACCTTCACGGAGAGGGCAAGGAAGATTCTATTTTtaccaaagaaatga